The Granulicella sp. 5B5 nucleotide sequence AGATGTAGGTCTCGTCGGGGGAGCCGAAGTCGTCGCCATAGGTGTGTGCGTTTTCGATGAGGCCCTTGGCATGGGCGTCGAGGAGCATCTGGTGTGCGTCTTCATAGGAGAGGCGGGGGAAGCGGCGTCCTCCGGGGCTAAAGCCCGATTTGGAGGCAGACGTATTCAGGGGGCTGAAGCCCCCTGCTCCCTCCGCTTCGCTCGCTTGTCCGGTTGCCATGCTGGAGGCGCTTGAAGAAGACAGTCGAGCTTCGCTCGATACCCCACCCTTCGCAAAAGACGCGAAGGATGGGCCACCCGATTCTGTGGCTGGGGCGAGGATGGCTTCGAGTTTGGTGATGTCCTTGCCGATGACTTTGAGGTCGTTGCGGTGGGACTCGAGGACGCGGGTGACGATGTGGGTGAGGAAGGACTCGGCGAGGTCCATGAGGCCGTCGAGGTCGAGGTAGGTGGCCTCGGGTTCGATCATCCAGAACTCGGTGAGGTGACGGCGGGTTTTGGATTTTTCGGCGCGGAAGGTGGGGCCGAAGCTGTAGACCTTGCCGAGTGCGAGGGCTGTGGCCTCGATGTAGAGCTGGCCGGATTGCGTGAGGTAGGCTTTGTCGTCGCCGAAGTAGTCCATCTCGAAGAGCTCGCTGGTGCCTTCGCAGGCGTTGGGCGTGAGGATGGGCGGGTCGGTGCGGATGAAGTCGTGGGTGTCGAAGTACTCTGCAGCAGCACGCATAATTGCGGCGCGGATGCGGAGGATGGCGGACTGGCGCGGCGTGCGGAGCCAGAGGTGGCGGTGCTCCATGAGGAAGTCGACGCCGGCTTCTTTGAGCTGGATGGGGTAGGGGGTTTCGTCGGGGATGCGCTGGGTGATGGTGAGGCCGGAGACCTGGAGTTCGAAGGTGTCGGGCTGTTTGGGGTGTGCGGCGACGGTGCCGGTGACAATGACGGAGGATTCGAGGGTGAGGTTCTTCAGGGTGTCGAAGAGCTCTTCGGAGACGGCGGCCTTGGGGACGATGCCCTGAATGGTGCCGCTGCCGTCGCGGAAGGTGGGGAAGAGCAGCTTGCCACTGGAGCGCATGTTGTAGAGCCAGCCGCGGACGGTGACGGTCTCTCCGACGTGTTTGCCAATGGTGGCGATGGTGGTGAGTGGGGCGGTGGAGGCGGGAGTTGTTGCGGATGTCGACATGGCGACTATCAGTTTACGCGTGTGCTGTGCGGATGGCTTGTGTTGCAGTGAAGGCGTGGCGTAGGGTCGAAAGTGATATAAGCGGAGGTTTTGGATGTTGGGAAGGATGATGCGGATGGCCGAGGCGGGCGTGGTGCTGGGTGCGGTGATGGTGAGTGGCGCGATGGCGCAGGCGCAGAGTTTTGGGCCCTCGAACCCGTTTTATGCGAAGAGCACGCTGCCGTTTCAGGCTCCGCCGTTCGACAAGATTACGGATGCGGATTATCAGCCTGCGATTGAGGCGGGGATCACGAAGCAGCGCAAGGAGATGGAGGCGATTGCGAATGATCCGGCGGCGCCTACGTTTGAGAACACCGTTGAGGCGATGGAGAAGACAGGGCAACTACTGACACGCGTGACGCTGGTGTTCGATGGGATTACGCAGGCGAATACGGACCCGACTCTGCAGAAGGTGCAGGAGATTGTGACGCCGGAGCGCACGGCGCTGCAGGACGCGATCATGCTGAACACGAAGCTGTTCAAGCGGGTGGAGACGCTGTATGCGAAGCGCGCGACGTTGGGTTTGGATGCGGAGCAGATGCGGTTGCTGGAGGTGGACTACCAGCAGTTTGTGAAGGCTGGGGCGAAGCTGTCGGAGGCGGACAAGGCGAAGCTGAAGAAGCTGAACGAGGAAGAGTCGGTGCTTTCGAATGCGTTTACGAACAAGCTGTTGGCGGCGACGAAGGCCGCTGCGTTTGCGACGGCAGACAAAGCAGCGCTGGCGGGGCTGAGCGATGCCCAGGTGAGCGCAGCGGCCGAGGCGGCGAAGGGGCGTGGGCAGGAGGGGTATGTGATTCCGCTGCAGAACACAACGCAGCAGCCGGACCTGACGTTTATGAGCAATCGCGCGGCGCGGAAGGCGCTGTTTGAGGACTCGTGGACGCGGACGGAGCGCGGGGGTGACAACGATACGCGGTCGACAGTGGCGCGGCTGGCGCAGGTGAGGGCTGAGAAGGCGAAGCTGCTGGGGTATCCGAGCTATGCGGCGTGGGCGCTGCAAGACCAGATGGCGAAGACTCCGGAGGCGGCGCTGAAGTTTATGGATGCGCTGGTGGGGCCGTCGACGGCGAAGGCCGGGAGCGAGCAGGCGGAGATACAGAGAGTGATCGATACGCAGCATGGTGGCTTTACTGTGCAGCCGTGGGACTGGAACTTCTACTCGGAACAGGTGCGGAAGGCGAAGTACGATTTGGATGAGAGCGCGGTGAAGCCTTATTTTGAGCTGCATCGCGTGCTGCAGGATGGTGTGTTTTATGCAGCGCATGAGCTGTATGGGTTGACGTTCAAGGAGCGCAAGGACATCCCGGTGTATCAGCCAGATGTGATGGTGTATGAGGTATTCGACGCGGATGGCAAGCCGCTGGCGCTGTTCTACTTCGACTACTTCAAGCGCGATAACAAGGATGGTGGCGCGTGGATGAGCAACTTTGTGGGGCAGTCGAAGTTGCTGGGGACGCTGCCGGTGATCTACAACGTGGCGAACTTTCAGAAGCCTGTGACGGGGGAGCCTGCGCTGATCAGCTTCGATGATGTGATAACGATGTTCCATGAGTTTGGGCATGGGTTGCATGGGACGTTTGCGGACACGGTGTATCCGAGCCTGTCAGGGACAAACACGCCACGCGACTTTGTGGAGTTTCCGTCGCAGTTCAATGAGCACTGGGCGCTGTATCCGAAGATCTTCAAGAACTATGCGAAGAACTACAAGACCGGAGCGCCGATGCCAGAGGAACTAGTGGCGAAGATCAAGAAGGCTGCGACGTTCGATGAAGGGTACAAGGTGACCGAAGCGCTGGCGGCCGCGGGGCTGGATATGCAGTGGCATCTGCTGCCGGCGGATGCTCCCCTACAGGATGTTGATAAGTTCGAAGCTGCTGCGCTGGAGCGTACGAAGATGAACCTGGCGGCTGTGCCACCACGGTACCGGTCGAGCTACTTTCTACACATCTGGGCGAATGGGTACGCGGCGGGATATTACGCGTATGACTGGACGCAGATGCTGGACGATGCGGCGTACCAATGGTTCGAGGACCACGGCGGGTTGACGCGCGAGAACGGAGACCGCTTCCGCAGGATGGTGCTGTCGCGTGGTAACACTGAGGACCTGGACACCCTGTACGAACGGTGGCTGGGCGGAAAGCCGAGCGTGGCACCGATGCTGAAGGACCTGGGGTTGACACAATGAGGCTCTTGTTCAGGCATCTTCTGCGCGGTGTTGTGGTGTGGACGATGGTTGTTGGAAGCTGCTCGCTTTCGGCGCAGGTTACGGCGTTTGAGGCGGCGACTGTTCGGGCTTGTCCGCCGAGTGCCGACCCTGCTACGGGTTCATGGGGTCCTCCAGGGCATGACCGGTTTGTGGCGAACCACGTGACGCTGGAGCGGCTGGTGATGATCGCCTATGGTGTGGATGCGAGCCAGGTTGCGAATGAGCCTGGCTGGTTTAGTGCGAACCTCTACGACGTAAATGCCAAGGCGCAGGACGGAGCAAAGCTTACCGGCGATGAGATCAAGACGTGTCTACAGGGGTTGCTGCACGAGCGCTTTCATCTGGAGGCGCATGCAGAGATGCGTAAGCAGCGCGGTTATGCGCTGGTGGTCGCCAAAGGTGGTCCAAAGCTGACGCCGACGAAAGGCGAGCATTGGCCGGGGTTTCGGATCGATGTCGAGGGCGGCAATATGAAGGGTTCGAACTGGACGATGCCGTATCTGGCGCGGATGTTGACCAAGCCAGCGGGTTTTCCGGTAGTCGATCAGACCGGGATTTCGGGAAGCTACGATGTGAGCTTTGTGTTTGCAGCTGATCCAGATGCAGACGCTTCGTTGCCATCGCTTACGGTGGCGATACACAAAGCACTTGGGCTGGAGCTTAAGCCGGGGCGTGTTCCGGTGCAGACGATCGTGATCGATTCGGTGGACAAGATGCCGGTTGAGAACTGAGAGGAGGCATGACCTCCGGGGCTGAAGCCCCTTCGTCTTAGTAGTAGTTCTATGAGACCCGACGCTAAAGCGTCGGGCTACCAGTTCGTGCCAGCGCCTTCTACAAGCCGAGGTGCTGGAAGGCGGCAGCGGACTGCTTAGCGACGTCCGCAGGGTCTTCGCCGAATTCGTGGGCCAGCTCGAGGTTGGCGATGGTGTCGGGCGGCAGGGTTGCGAGAGCGCGCCGGACGAAGGTCCAGTCGATGGAGCCGCTAACGGACTGAAGGTGCGGCCAGATGTGTTCGTCGCGGACGCCGTTGTTGTCGTGGATGTCGAGGGTGGCTACCCTGGCTGCGACCGGGGCGAAGGCCGCGAAGGCCAGTTCGAGGGCGGAAGTCGCAGGCTTGTCGCGGGTTTCTGGTACTGACTGGCCGAGGTGGGCGTGGCCGAGGTCGAAGGCGAAGCCGATGGTATTGAAGTGGCCGATGTTGGCTATCTCTATGAGGTGCGCGGGCGTGGCGACGTCGTTGGTGAGGTTTTCGAGCAGGAGCTTGATGCCGAGTGGGCCGGCGAAGGCCTTGAGGTGCTCGATGGCGGTGAGGGAGTCATCGAGAGCCCGGGTGTCCCACTGGTCGTCCTTGAGGCCGAGGTGGAGGGTACAGGTGGTGAAGGGAACCTGCTCGGCGGACTCGAGGGCTCGCTTGACCTCGTCCATGGACTCGATGCGGGTGGACTTGTTGGTGCTGATGAGGTTGAGGGTTGGCGCGGTGTGGCGGGTCCAGTGGGTCTCGTCGGCGAAGAGGGGCATGTGGAGCGCGGCGGCGACGTTGCTGGAGCGGAACCAGTTGGCGAGCTCCTGGGTAGCGGCGCGGTCGGTGTAGTCGAAGTGGTGGCGCGCGGCGAAGACCTCGATGGCAGAGGCACCGCCGCGGACGAGCGTGTCGAGCAGAGCGGGGGTGAGACGCTGCTGGAGGAAGACGTGAGTTGCTATGCCGGGACGCATCCTTTCAAGCTATCCCAAACGTGTGCGAATGGCTGTGAATCGGAGGTGGAAAGCGTGCGAACAACGGCGTGGGTGGGGCTACCCCTCCCCCCGGATACTTTTTGATCGAAGATCCTGAAAAGATGGCGGTTATGGGTGGACTTGTGAAGGTCTGATCCCCAGTCCTTTCATCCTTGTCGGAGCGATGGGTGCGGACCTTTTTCCTAGTTCCATTATAGGTGTTGAGAGGGGTAGAAGATGTAGCTCGATGTCGTTTGAATTGTGTGGGTTATGGGTGTTAGGGGTTGACAGGTACCCAGCTTGCATAAGAACACGATTTCCAAAGTGAGGAGCGATGAATGGCGTCAATCTTCGTGGTGCTTCCGTGCAAGATATAGGGTCTCTCCACTGCGCTTCGCTCCGGTCGAGATGACACAGTAAGTATGGGAGGGGCATTTTCTGCAAGGCCAGCGTAGGGGTAATTGGGTGGTTCCTGCATGCGAAGAGTGAGACCACCTAAAATCTCAGGCAAGGTGATGGAGCGTATGCGACTGGTTTTGAGTGCGGTGCTGGTGCTGGCGGTGCAGAGTGGTGCGATGGTGGGGCAGCGGAGCGCGGTATCGCAGACCGCAGGGCCGGAGACGGCGGAGGTGAGGAAGATCGCCTCGCTACAGGCGAAGGTGGATGACTTTGCGGGTCTGGCGCGGTATCGGGCGGCGGATGCGGAGCTGGCGCCGATGGAGAAGGGGCGTGTGGTGTTCTATGGGGACTCGATTACAGATGCGTGGGTGCGGAACGGCGGGAAGTTCTTTCCGGGCAAGCCGTATGTGAACCGCGGGATCAGCGGGCAGACGACGCCGCAGATGCTGATCCGGATGCGGCAGGATGTGATCGACCTGCACCCGGATGCGGTGGTGATCCTGGCGGGGACGAACGATATTGCGGGGAACACAGGGCCTTCTACGCTGGGGATGATCGAAGACAACCTGATGTCGATGACGGAGCTGGCGAAGGCGAACCATATCCGCGTGGTGCTGGCGTCGGTGCTGCCGACGGCGGACTATCCGTGGCATCGAGGGCAAAATCCGGCGCCGAAGATACGGGAGCTGAATGCGTGGATCGCGGAGTATTGCATGCAGAAGAAGATGACGTACCTGGATTACTACTCGGCGATGGCGGATGCGAACGGCGGGATGAAGCCGGGGATCAGCATTGATGGCGTGCATCCGAATGCGGAGGGGTACGCGATTATGGAGCCGCTGGCGGAGAAAGCGCTGGGGAAGAAGTAGTCGCTGGCGGCTGAGGAAGGTTCAGGAATTGGCGAGAGTTCGGTGACGACAATACCGTTTATCAGGACTAATTCTCAACGAGTAGATGGCCTTCTTAACCCTCGTCAACAAGTTCAGATTCGCCTCCCGTTGAGAGGCAGGCGCTCGCATCTCAGACAATGGCCTACCGATTCGCGAGAAAATTTGGCCAGTCGGCTTTTCGTCTATTCAGTGTCAACAATTCCCTGATTTCCACTTAGCGAAAGCAGCAATGTGGTGTAATGTGGTGCGGTAGGCCGGAAAGGGAATCGTGGCACGCAAATCTAGTAGCGAACCTTCTACGCGAACATCCGTGACGTTATCCTCTCAGGTGTATTCGTCACTTGAGAGCATCGCGAAGCAGAAGAAGGTTTCAGTGGCTTGGGTAATCAGGGATGCGGCA carries:
- a CDS encoding asparagine--tRNA ligase, whose product is MSTSATTPASTAPLTTIATIGKHVGETVTVRGWLYNMRSSGKLLFPTFRDGSGTIQGIVPKAAVSEELFDTLKNLTLESSVIVTGTVAAHPKQPDTFELQVSGLTITQRIPDETPYPIQLKEAGVDFLMEHRHLWLRTPRQSAILRIRAAIMRAAAEYFDTHDFIRTDPPILTPNACEGTSELFEMDYFGDDKAYLTQSGQLYIEATALALGKVYSFGPTFRAEKSKTRRHLTEFWMIEPEATYLDLDGLMDLAESFLTHIVTRVLESHRNDLKVIGKDITKLEAILAPATESGGPSFASFAKGGVSSEARLSSSSASSMATGQASEAEGAGGFSPLNTSASKSGFSPGGRRFPRLSYEDAHQMLLDAHAKGLIENAHTYGDDFGSPDETYISSQFDKPVMVHRYPAAVKAFYMQPDPLDPTKALCVDVLAPEGYGEIIGGSQRVDSYDLLKSRIEAHNLPMDAFQWYLDLRKYGSVPHSGFGMGIERCVAWICGLEHVRETIPFARTLNRIYP
- the dcp gene encoding peptidyl-dipeptidase Dcp is translated as MLGRMMRMAEAGVVLGAVMVSGAMAQAQSFGPSNPFYAKSTLPFQAPPFDKITDADYQPAIEAGITKQRKEMEAIANDPAAPTFENTVEAMEKTGQLLTRVTLVFDGITQANTDPTLQKVQEIVTPERTALQDAIMLNTKLFKRVETLYAKRATLGLDAEQMRLLEVDYQQFVKAGAKLSEADKAKLKKLNEEESVLSNAFTNKLLAATKAAAFATADKAALAGLSDAQVSAAAEAAKGRGQEGYVIPLQNTTQQPDLTFMSNRAARKALFEDSWTRTERGGDNDTRSTVARLAQVRAEKAKLLGYPSYAAWALQDQMAKTPEAALKFMDALVGPSTAKAGSEQAEIQRVIDTQHGGFTVQPWDWNFYSEQVRKAKYDLDESAVKPYFELHRVLQDGVFYAAHELYGLTFKERKDIPVYQPDVMVYEVFDADGKPLALFYFDYFKRDNKDGGAWMSNFVGQSKLLGTLPVIYNVANFQKPVTGEPALISFDDVITMFHEFGHGLHGTFADTVYPSLSGTNTPRDFVEFPSQFNEHWALYPKIFKNYAKNYKTGAPMPEELVAKIKKAATFDEGYKVTEALAAAGLDMQWHLLPADAPLQDVDKFEAAALERTKMNLAAVPPRYRSSYFLHIWANGYAAGYYAYDWTQMLDDAAYQWFEDHGGLTRENGDRFRRMVLSRGNTEDLDTLYERWLGGKPSVAPMLKDLGLTQ
- a CDS encoding SGNH/GDSL hydrolase family protein, whose amino-acid sequence is MRLVLSAVLVLAVQSGAMVGQRSAVSQTAGPETAEVRKIASLQAKVDDFAGLARYRAADAELAPMEKGRVVFYGDSITDAWVRNGGKFFPGKPYVNRGISGQTTPQMLIRMRQDVIDLHPDAVVILAGTNDIAGNTGPSTLGMIEDNLMSMTELAKANHIRVVLASVLPTADYPWHRGQNPAPKIRELNAWIAEYCMQKKMTYLDYYSAMADANGGMKPGISIDGVHPNAEGYAIMEPLAEKALGKK
- a CDS encoding TIGR03435 family protein gives rise to the protein MFRHLLRGVVVWTMVVGSCSLSAQVTAFEAATVRACPPSADPATGSWGPPGHDRFVANHVTLERLVMIAYGVDASQVANEPGWFSANLYDVNAKAQDGAKLTGDEIKTCLQGLLHERFHLEAHAEMRKQRGYALVVAKGGPKLTPTKGEHWPGFRIDVEGGNMKGSNWTMPYLARMLTKPAGFPVVDQTGISGSYDVSFVFAADPDADASLPSLTVAIHKALGLELKPGRVPVQTIVIDSVDKMPVEN
- a CDS encoding TIM barrel protein, whose product is MRPGIATHVFLQQRLTPALLDTLVRGGASAIEVFAARHHFDYTDRAATQELANWFRSSNVAAALHMPLFADETHWTRHTAPTLNLISTNKSTRIESMDEVKRALESAEQVPFTTCTLHLGLKDDQWDTRALDDSLTAIEHLKAFAGPLGIKLLLENLTNDVATPAHLIEIANIGHFNTIGFAFDLGHAHLGQSVPETRDKPATSALELAFAAFAPVAARVATLDIHDNNGVRDEHIWPHLQSVSGSIDWTFVRRALATLPPDTIANLELAHEFGEDPADVAKQSAAAFQHLGL